The following are encoded in a window of Corynebacterium argentoratense DSM 44202 genomic DNA:
- a CDS encoding VOC family protein → MSEVKLGRIGVVVYDVKSAMEHYTKVYGITDWSVETIEENNAVSYGRKGIKASWTSAIGSTSNITFELVQPLSGESPFMEHLRTKREGICFLRVITDPTRPSYVKRCYVGGGRSFYDTREYLGGFLLEMSTDMDERPEAVEGILPTQGIYHFGVLVHDVLKTLPFYRDIFGIERFECKTWETGFGRLDDSMYRGEKVDHGYFTAQGHCADFGFEIIQCNHGPSHYNREFFDILGPGIHHIFPWMVATQDYSTPAEAEAAWTRVIELMSDEGMSLCMGSPLRGGAAEFGYFDTFDNLGGYLIEGVIRREAPAEEFASPDWVIEY, encoded by the coding sequence ATGAGTGAAGTAAAACTCGGACGCATCGGGGTGGTCGTCTACGACGTCAAGTCGGCAATGGAGCACTACACCAAGGTATACGGAATCACCGACTGGTCTGTGGAAACTATCGAAGAGAACAACGCAGTGTCCTATGGTCGCAAAGGAATTAAAGCGTCCTGGACCTCCGCAATTGGCTCAACCTCTAACATCACTTTCGAACTGGTGCAGCCACTGTCCGGCGAATCCCCTTTCATGGAACACCTGCGAACCAAAAGGGAAGGAATTTGCTTCCTCCGGGTAATCACCGATCCCACTCGGCCTTCCTATGTCAAGCGCTGCTACGTGGGAGGGGGCCGTAGTTTCTACGACACGAGGGAGTACCTCGGAGGATTCTTGCTCGAAATGAGTACCGACATGGATGAAAGACCCGAAGCTGTTGAAGGCATCCTCCCTACTCAAGGGATATACCATTTCGGAGTCCTCGTTCACGATGTACTCAAGACCCTCCCCTTTTACCGAGATATCTTCGGCATCGAGCGATTCGAGTGCAAAACCTGGGAAACCGGCTTTGGGCGTTTGGACGATTCAATGTACCGGGGCGAAAAGGTCGACCACGGCTATTTCACTGCTCAAGGCCACTGCGCCGATTTCGGCTTTGAAATAATCCAATGCAACCACGGCCCCTCGCACTACAACCGTGAATTCTTTGACATCCTTGGGCCCGGTATTCACCACATTTTTCCCTGGATGGTAGCGACCCAGGACTACTCGACACCGGCAGAAGCCGAAGCTGCGTGGACTAGGGTCATCGAGCTCATGAGCGATGAAGGTATGAGCCTATGCATGGGTTCGCCTCTGCGCGGTGGTGCAGCTGAATTTGGATATTTCGACACTTTCGACAATCTCGGTGGCTATCTCATCGAAGGTGTAATCCGACGAGAAGCCCCCGCTGAAGAATTCGCTTCACCCGACTGGGTTATCGAATATTAG
- a CDS encoding aromatic-ring-hydroxylating dioxygenase subunit beta has product MSHGPETMAPPPGEHFADSKETTAQAILETPTAASLSKHADAETERALTRFLFDEADLVDNMDWDAWLECMHPDIYYWAPVRENRVYRERKHEFYEKGTSVYFEENWEYLRQRVFRLQTQKAWAEEPASRSRHLVSNVRVDARGDGNFDVRSNVLVYRSRGERYQDHITYERRDIIVKDETAPLGFLVLEREIRFDMATILIKNLSLFY; this is encoded by the coding sequence ATGTCACATGGACCCGAAACCATGGCACCACCCCCTGGAGAGCACTTCGCAGATTCGAAGGAAACCACAGCCCAAGCAATACTCGAGACACCCACCGCGGCGTCATTAAGCAAACACGCCGACGCCGAAACTGAACGCGCCCTGACACGCTTCCTTTTTGATGAAGCAGATCTAGTCGACAACATGGATTGGGACGCCTGGCTTGAATGCATGCATCCGGACATCTACTACTGGGCTCCAGTTCGAGAAAATCGCGTCTACCGCGAACGTAAACACGAGTTCTATGAAAAAGGAACGTCGGTGTACTTCGAGGAAAACTGGGAATACCTCCGCCAACGAGTCTTCCGACTTCAAACACAAAAAGCATGGGCCGAGGAGCCAGCATCGCGATCCCGACACCTCGTGTCAAACGTCCGAGTTGATGCACGCGGAGACGGGAACTTCGATGTTCGATCTAACGTCCTCGTCTACCGCAGCCGCGGAGAGCGCTACCAGGATCACATCACCTACGAACGGCGCGACATCATCGTTAAAGACGAGACAGCACCCCTTGGGTTTCTCGTGCTAGAACGCGAAATCCGTTTCGACATGGCAACGATCCTTATTAAAAACCTATCTCTTTTCTACTAA
- a CDS encoding aromatic ring-hydroxylating oxygenase subunit alpha — protein sequence MTHAQHDVNVTGIENLIDPVGGYVSGKIFHDADIYEQELQTVWQKTWVFLAHDSMLPKKGNYIQTYIGEDPVIVCRQKDGSVKAFLNQCRHRGMRICRADRGLAKGFMCSFHGWAYGLDGTLLDIPHEDTAYPQGMDKTKLSAIQVPRIENYNGFIFGSWDENIPPLEEYLGNAKYYLDGYLDRYAGGMEAIAVHKWVLPANWKFNVEQPTSDMQHSEISHVSAVEALASGSDTFDRKTGREKIPTGRQWFSPYGHGGAFFGKRGKEIPNTAPALIDWENTVRDKIEERLGEFREVRGHMNVFPNFMLLGNYTFRVTHPRGPHEMEIWSWTFVPKDAPEEVKESIRLDVMRTFSPAGMFEQDDAENWEEMQHILKGAVSRKTGFTYNMRGVPVTRDDDGYPGGSTAHVYSDNAALNMYGFYRDMMMGYDWPQLKEIRHGEVEVEQADFTAVMPDGADYKATHNTMAKLDIDTENAKA from the coding sequence GTGACTCACGCGCAACATGACGTTAACGTCACCGGCATTGAAAACCTGATAGACCCGGTGGGCGGCTACGTCTCCGGCAAAATTTTTCATGACGCCGATATCTACGAGCAGGAACTCCAAACGGTCTGGCAAAAAACTTGGGTCTTCCTAGCCCATGACTCAATGCTTCCGAAAAAAGGAAACTACATCCAGACCTACATCGGTGAAGATCCCGTGATTGTCTGCCGACAAAAAGATGGCTCCGTAAAAGCCTTTCTGAATCAGTGCCGTCACCGTGGCATGCGAATCTGCCGTGCCGACCGGGGCCTCGCTAAAGGATTCATGTGCTCCTTCCACGGATGGGCTTACGGACTAGATGGCACGCTTCTCGACATTCCACACGAGGACACTGCGTACCCGCAAGGCATGGACAAAACGAAACTTTCAGCTATCCAAGTGCCGCGGATTGAAAACTATAACGGGTTCATCTTCGGATCATGGGATGAAAATATTCCCCCTCTTGAAGAGTATCTCGGAAATGCAAAGTACTACCTCGACGGTTATCTCGACCGCTACGCAGGGGGCATGGAGGCTATTGCCGTACACAAGTGGGTTCTTCCAGCAAACTGGAAGTTCAACGTGGAGCAGCCCACTTCTGACATGCAGCACTCGGAGATCTCTCATGTTTCCGCCGTGGAAGCCTTGGCCTCCGGATCAGACACCTTCGACCGAAAAACCGGACGAGAGAAGATTCCTACCGGACGCCAGTGGTTCAGCCCCTACGGGCACGGTGGCGCATTCTTCGGCAAGCGTGGAAAGGAAATTCCCAACACTGCCCCTGCTCTCATCGACTGGGAGAACACCGTCCGAGACAAGATCGAGGAACGTCTAGGAGAATTCCGAGAGGTTCGCGGCCATATGAACGTTTTTCCGAACTTCATGCTTCTCGGTAACTACACATTCCGGGTCACACACCCGCGCGGGCCACACGAAATGGAGATTTGGTCCTGGACGTTCGTGCCGAAGGATGCACCCGAGGAAGTCAAGGAATCGATTCGACTCGATGTAATGCGCACCTTCTCCCCAGCCGGAATGTTTGAACAAGATGATGCTGAAAACTGGGAGGAAATGCAGCACATTCTCAAAGGCGCAGTATCTCGCAAAACAGGATTCACCTACAACATGCGCGGCGTCCCCGTCACCCGAGATGATGACGGATACCCCGGCGGATCAACAGCCCACGTCTACTCCGATAACGCAGCGCTCAACATGTACGGCTTCTACCGCGACATGATGATGGGCTACGACTGGCCCCAACTTAAAGAAATACGCCACGGAGAAGTCGAAGTGGAACAAGCCGACTTCACGGCAGTAATGCCTGACGGCGCTGACTACAAAGCCACCCACAACACCATGGCCAAGCTCGACATCGACACCGAAAACGCAAAAGCCTAA
- a CDS encoding IclR family transcriptional regulator has product MTDTRSAIDKAFSLLRSFSAEDASGVGVSELARRADLSKSTAHRILAALVENDAVERSGNVYRLGTLCYDLVSNPENEYHNTFSELLTPYLAALFEQTRHTVHLAYLYGNQVAYINKLFTTRRISSPSRIGGRAPAYCTGVGKAMLAWDQPRAKSVVESGLHPWTPYTITDPNEFWEELQRIRAEGFAYDNQEITLGLSCVAAPILGQNNVPVAALSVSGASGVFRSSDFIGPLKRVSAAASKAVLAVQRSQSNG; this is encoded by the coding sequence GTGACTGACACAAGAAGCGCCATAGATAAAGCCTTCAGCCTGCTCCGCAGTTTTTCAGCTGAAGACGCGAGCGGAGTCGGAGTAAGCGAACTTGCCCGCCGCGCAGACTTATCGAAATCAACCGCACACCGCATTCTGGCCGCGCTCGTCGAAAACGATGCTGTGGAGCGAAGCGGAAATGTCTACCGTTTGGGCACCCTCTGCTACGACTTAGTGTCGAACCCCGAGAATGAATATCACAATACCTTTTCGGAATTGTTAACACCCTATCTAGCAGCACTGTTCGAGCAGACTCGCCACACAGTTCACTTGGCATATCTCTATGGCAATCAGGTTGCTTATATCAACAAGCTCTTTACTACTCGCCGGATTTCTTCACCTTCAAGGATCGGCGGACGAGCCCCTGCATATTGCACGGGTGTAGGAAAAGCGATGCTTGCCTGGGACCAGCCCCGAGCAAAATCGGTCGTTGAGTCCGGCCTGCACCCATGGACTCCCTACACCATCACCGACCCCAACGAATTTTGGGAAGAGCTACAGCGTATCCGTGCCGAAGGCTTCGCCTACGACAATCAGGAAATTACTCTCGGGCTTTCCTGCGTCGCTGCACCGATTCTCGGTCAAAATAACGTGCCGGTAGCCGCTCTGTCCGTGTCCGGCGCTTCCGGTGTTTTTCGATCATCTGATTTCATTGGCCCACTCAAGCGTGTAAGTGCTGCGGCATCTAAAGCAGTACTGGCGGTGCAGCGCAGTCAAAGTAACGGTTAA
- a CDS encoding OB-fold protein, translated as MSQENPPTQPNPEQQVVYVQAPKAPWYKRPGCLIPLVLGILLLLGIGGCMAAIGNSVSDSVASSSSSSSSAEAVADDSPAIAISAVDYVAAYDTNEIAADKEYKGKKLEVTGTVDSVNETFGSYHLTLDGPSDGIASVSCRLEDSELDRAGSLTPGGTATVTGIGDGFDGFNAFVKNCTIQ; from the coding sequence ATGAGCCAAGAAAATCCCCCCACCCAACCCAATCCCGAACAGCAGGTCGTGTATGTCCAGGCACCGAAGGCTCCCTGGTATAAGCGCCCCGGCTGCCTCATCCCTCTCGTATTGGGCATCCTCCTTCTGCTAGGAATCGGTGGTTGCATGGCCGCCATCGGGAATTCTGTCTCGGACAGCGTTGCATCGTCGAGCAGCAGCTCCAGTAGTGCCGAGGCTGTCGCAGATGATTCCCCCGCTATCGCAATTAGCGCTGTGGATTATGTTGCAGCTTACGACACCAATGAGATCGCAGCCGACAAGGAATACAAGGGCAAGAAACTCGAAGTCACCGGCACAGTAGACAGCGTCAACGAAACCTTTGGCAGCTACCACCTCACCCTCGATGGGCCGAGCGACGGTATCGCAAGCGTTTCCTGCAGGCTCGAAGACTCTGAGCTGGACCGTGCAGGCTCTCTCACTCCTGGAGGAACTGCGACCGTCACCGGCATCGGTGATGGTTTCGACGGCTTCAATGCATTCGTAAAGAACTGCACAATTCAGTAG